In the Silene latifolia isolate original U9 population chromosome 1, ASM4854445v1, whole genome shotgun sequence genome, CCTCTCCCTTGCTTCTCTTATCCTTCTTGCTCTAGCATAGCCATATTCCACTTGTTGATCATTAATGGTGGGTTGGTAGTCGGGATTGTTTTGGTGGAGTGTCATGCCAAAAAGGCCTCGGATTATGCCAAAGGAATCCTCTTGTGTTTGAGCATCTTGATAGGAGTCCTCAATGTATTGATGGTTTCTTTCGTTTTGGACTCCGAATTGTTGACTCACTTGCTCTCGCCATTCATTTTGGGCATTACACAAGGCTTGATTTTCTTCCCATTGcttgacttgttgttgttgttgcctagCAAGGGATTCTTCTTGTCTCTTAGAAATTCCCTCAAGCATTCTCATTTGGGCCGTTTCGGCTTCATACCCCAACCGTTTGTGATCATCAAAAGCACTTTTCTATTGTTCCAAGCTCTCCAATCTTGGCTtatgttgttgttgccaagtgtGTGAGCTCTCAACCCTTCCACTAATAGCTTGCAATGTTTCCCGAGTGTCCTCAAAATACTTGTACATTTGATGTTGCCAAGGTTCCAAAGGTGGGTTAGTGGAACCTCCGGCTTCTTCCATAGAAGTATCGTGCACAAAAGTGGAGTACACACCCGGTTGTTGGAAAGTAGGCTCCTCAATCCTTTCTATTTCCCCTCTCCTCCTCTTCTCTTTCACTCTCCCTCCTTTGCCTCACTTCACCCCTTCTTGATATACTCCTGCTTGCATCTTGCTCTTGATCACTCTCAATAGTAGTATCTTTGTGGCAATAAAAATCTCGAGCCCTAGTCCCTCTAGGAAGTGGCAAGCGAGGGGGTAAACGAAGATAAGGTAAAACATTATTTCCCAACCAATACCCCAAAAGTTCCACCATTGGAAGAATTCGAAACATGTTGCATTATTGAAGGGCAAATTTATTGTAATAACAAATTCCCTTGGATTCGTTGACTGCTTGGCTTTCGGGCATTTGGCCATGGAAATGCCGGACAAAGAAGGTCACAAGTCCACCATTATGGATGTTTCCACCCGTTTGCTTCAATTTATGATGCAAGCATGCATCCATGAACAACTTAGCCCAATCTGGAATACCCACTCCCTTGGGGAGCATGGTCCACAAATAAAGCTTGACCGGTTCACTAACCTTGGTTCCCAACGGTCGTGAAGAGGATTATAATGAGACGTGCTATAAATAGGAGGGGGGAGGGGGGTTGTGAGGGAAGAAATTTTGTCATCCTTGGTGGTAGAGGTATTATTTGTTAGTGCATTCCAAAATTTCTCGGCGGTGCGCTTTCTTGTTCATAATTGGTTACGGGTTTTTGGTGATTTTCAAGATCTCCCTCACTTTTGAAAGGGTGCACTCATACTATTTTTTGTGGATCCTAAACTTATAGGCATGGTCGGCATTGTCATCTACATCAAGCTCGGTCAAGGTTGTGAGGAATTCATAGGTGTATGAGCGGTAAGTGTTATCTCAAGTATCCTCATGAAGGTTGGCCTCTAGTCTCACCTTAAAAAGTAATGAGAAAGTGGTGTCGTAAAGGCCAGGTTTTTTCAATGTGGTCGGGCATAGGAATTTTGTGGTGACAACATTTTGAGGTTTCGGAGCAAAGAACTTATTCCGAATTTTCAGTTGAGCGGCGGTCATGCCCTCATGTCCCATGAACACTTTTTCTACATCCAAATCAATCTCCTTAACCGCTTACCTCTTAGCCTTACCCTTCCCTCTAAACAACCTAAGAGCCATCGTATACCTTGCTTGAGAGAAACAACACAATAAATACCACTCAAAAGAATTTTTCACTCTATGAGGCAAATCAACAAACACTTGGAATGCACTACTTAGCAACAACTATGAAACTTGTGTTTGATGATTTTCTCTACCTCACCCAGAAATATTTTTgccacaacaatggtaaaaactcaacaacaatatcaaaaacaaaATAATGAGTCCAAAAGACTCTTAATTTTGAGACAAAACAAATGTATAAAAACTAACAGGGGAGAATATGGTTATACCTTCCCGATTCCACACAAAGCTTGTCACTAGCTGTTGAATAATCCTTACAAAACACTCCAAGAACCTTTAAATCCCGTTTGAAACTTGAATTTGATGATTCCCGAATTAGGGTTCTTGATAGATTTGAGCAAAATTTGTCAAAACGGTTTTGGGTTGGTATTTTTGTGGTGGAAATTTGCAGCTTTGATGAATTTGTGCAAAGGGAGGTTGATTGGTAGTGATGGTGTGTGGGGATTTTGATGAAGGTTTGGGGAGTTTGAGATGAGGGTTTGATTGAGTTTGTGTGTGTGTTTCGGAGATTATGAAGGGGAAGGTTGGGGGGTGATTGTGTTTAAGAGCACGAACATACCCAGATCCGAGGGCAACGTAGGCCTGCGTCATATAACGCAGGCTGCGTGTTGGACTGCCGGTTGCGTCTTCAAACTTTGATATTAATGCTCGTTTGTTTCTTGAAAAATGCTTTTCCCCCACACTTAAGTTGTCCTTCATACTCCACAAAATTCCGTATGCCTTTTTTCATTACGTTTTCCCATGGAGAACTCTTCTACCAAACCTCTACAAGAGCATTAATAACTTCAAACAATTTGATGCAATTGATGTTAACAAGGAATGAAATGACAAGGAATTTAAATGACATGAATGTAATTTCTAGCTATGAAAATGGTAAATTCTACGCTAAAGAGAGTGTATTTACAATTGTTGCCGTatttttaacgtcgatggctcgacttagtgCTGCATTTCCATCATGCTTGATAAATGGGGTCTTCCAAGGTGATTTCTTCTACCATTTGTGTTTCCATTCCATCATGATAAGCTTTGAGCCGTTGCCCATTTACCTTTAGCATCTTCCCTGAGCTTGGATTTTTAACTTCAACCGCTCCATGAGAGTGGACCTTCCTCACGATGTATGGACCAAACCATCTTGATCTTAATTTGCCATCACTTAACCATGTAATTCACCAAATTGGCATACCAAGGTTCCGTCATCCTCAATGCATAAAGTGATTCATGTGGTAAACTCCCATCTTCTACACCCATCCTTTGCATTTGTTGTTCATCAAGATGTAGTTGACTAAGATGATCGGCCACAACATTTACCAACCCTTTATTCTCCTTTATTTCAATGTCGAACTCACTCAAGAGGAGGACCCACCGCATAAATCTCGGTTTGGTATCTTTCTTGCCTATAAGTTGAGTGATGGCTTTGTGGTTGGTGTAAATGATTACTTTGACTCCCAATAAGTAAGAGCGAAATTTCTCAAGggcatacaccaccgccaagaattccttctcGCTAGTGGTGTAGTTCTTTTGAGCATCATTGAGAAGGGAGGAGGCATATTGGATGACATAGTAAGCTTTGTCTTCTTTTTGGCCCAACACTACCCCAATAGCAAAATCATTTGCATCCGTCATGATTTCAAAGGGACGGTCCCATATTGGTGCTTGAATGATTGGAGCCGACACAAGCCTTTCTTTCAATAAATTGAACGCCTCCCTACAAGCATCATCAAACAAAAACTCCACATCTTTATGCAAGAGCTTGCACAAGGggttagcaatttttgaaaagtccCTTATAAACCTTCTATAGAAGCCGGCGTGTCCCAAAAACGACCTAACAtctcgagtattagatggataTGGCAAGCTTTTAATCACATTCACTTTTGCCATATCCACCTTAATCCCTCTTTTCGATACTATATGCCCTAGCACGATGCCACTACTCACCATTAAATGACATTTCTCGGAATTTAATATGAGGTGAAAGTTTATACACCGTGTTAGGACCATAGCTAGGTGGTTTAGACATGACTCAAATGAGTCTCCATGGAAAACATCCATGAAGACTTCTAATATGCACTCCACATAGTCAGAGAAGATGCTCATCATGCAACGTTGAAAAGTTCCTGGTGCGTtgcacaatccgaaaggcattcgaCGGTATGCATAGGTACCAAAAGGGCAAGTAAAAGTTGTTTTGGATTGGTTCTCCGGTTGAATAAGGATTTGAAAATATCCGGAGTACCCGTCCAAGAAATAATAATACTGTTTTCCATCCAACCTAtctagcatttgatctagaaagggtaggTTAAAATGGTCCTTTAAAGTGACTTGATTGAGACGGCGATAGTCAATACATACCCGCCATCTCGTTTGTAAACGGGTGGGAATCAATGCCCCTTGGGTATTCTTGACTACCGTCACCCCGCCTTTTTTCGGTAcaacttgagtaggacttacccaATGGGAATCACTAATGGGGTAAATGATTCCCATTTGAAGTAGCTTTATGACCTCCTCTTTCACCACTTCCATCATGGGCGGATTGAGTCTTCGTTGAGGTTGTCTCACGGGCTTTGCTCCTCCTTCCAACCGAATCTTGTGCATACAAGTACTTGGACTTATCCCTTTGATATCGGCGATGCTCCACCCAAGCTTCCCTATGGTCTTTCAACATGGTTACTAACCTCTCCTCTTGCTCCTTTTTGAGTTGGTTTGATATAATTAATGGAGGGTATTGTTTTTTCCCAAGAATATATATTTAAGATGATTTGGAAgaggttttggttcatgttatggttGCTCAAGATTGGCTTCTAGGGGGATGAGTGAGGTAGGGAATTTATGCTCTTAAGAAGCCACCATTTCAGCTGAGACCCGAGGAGCACGCAGGCTGCGTGAAGGGATGCAGGTTGCGTGGTGTGACGCATGTGGCGTTGTATGGCGCAGGCTGCATCCTAGGCTGGATCGTGCATCTTGAGTTTCTTCTTTGAGTACTTCCTCCACATATTCAAGACTTTCTTCTTTGTCCAAGTCCTTGGAATATTCCTGCACATCATTATACAACACTACACGCAAACATTCTTGGTCCAAATTGTTAGTGAGCGCATGTAATACTACGGGTTTCTGTTcagttgggtactctatcgagtggagctTAATCtttcgagtaagtgagtttggatttcgaaacagtgtactgttgatgggtactcaatcgattaagtgtggcactcgatcgagtaagggtcactcgatcgagtaagtgacttactcgatcgactaagtcgGTTCTACGGGTTAATTTCtgccgggttttgttagcaaaGCGGGAATGATATATAAAGTATTCCGTCAGTTCCTTTGTCACTTTTTATTGTTTCTAAAACCTCTCAAGAGcaaaacaagttacgttactttctttttcgcgttgctatcaaatcccaaaggctagagtcatcggatcgttgtgttctttacgccattGAGTCCGTCGTatcgtgggtaagatccttgtataatttttatgccttttcgttgattttgtttaaaaccctaattgggtattttgggggattgtgggagtatgatgtgtattagatagCAATTGCATGATTGTGTGGTTATATGAGGTGATTTTGTAGAGAAGCAGTTCtcattagctgattgtgacggtCTTGGTGATTTActtattctaggtagggtttacccactcggttattgattacatggttGATTGGTGTTTAATGATGGATTGTTGTTGactgttgttgatctttatcgtattggtaattgttgttgtataattggttggatgtgtttgtctgtggttcgcgaggcgcgtcctcggctgagtggagtcacttgcaggagtgacttcacgcccttgattcgccctttgtggaacccgctacagaagggtatgtgcacattaaggaacatgggtttcacttggaatagatgagcggggatttggtgggtacggctgcggtcccccactgacggcgtggaatatctgttgcgatgggtattctggcaggactacacactttagtgtgtagtcaggtgtgtggagttacgACGGAGTTAGGGTGATTTGTGTGTTGTATCTTATGTAtcgtgttttgtgtaatcagtaactgaccccgtttaaatgttttgaaaactgtggtgaaccattcggggatggtgagcagttattgagcaggtacgaGATGGCTTGcgcaagggatagctgggatggagtcactaCGTGTTAttaaagtcttccgctgtgtcatgaacttagatttctttttagtttgtttggttttggaacatttgtattttctttacagttttggttttgatgtggtaatcacttaaactcatttacttaattaagtacgtttctttatggtcaatttgatatacattgcctcgggtaaccgagatggtagaacTTCCATGCagtaggtggtcttggtaaggcaccttggttgTATGGGAGTGTTACAGGGCAACCTCAAGAGGGGCCCTTTGACCCAAATTATACATTTGGGTTACAATTGGCTCGATTATGTTCAAGAAATAGCATGAATGTGAGTCGTTAGGTTGTCTCATTGCATCATAGATGTTGTATGTGAGTTTCTTTCCGTCAAATTCCATAGTGAGGTTCCCATTAGACAAGTCAATATTTGTCTTAGAGGTTTTCATAAAAGACCTTCCTAAAAGGACCGGAGTGGCCTTTGAGTCGACTTCCATGTCAAGGACATAGAAGTCGGCCGGGAAAGTTAAATGATCCACCTCTACTAACACATCCTCCACCATCCCCTTAGggtaaatgtttgagcgatctgCAAGTTGGATCACTACATCGGTCTTGTTCAAGGGTGGAAGTCCCAAAGTCTTATAAAGAGTATAGGGCATGACATTAATTGACGCACCTAGATCTAACATGGCATGGGTGAAAATCTTCTCCCCAATGGAGCATGGTATAGTGAACATTCCCGGATCGCCATACTTTTTTGGGAATGACTTTTTAAATATGGCGGAGACATGTTCACTTACCCTTAATTTTTGGGTACCCTTTCTTGTGTTTCTCCTAGGTGTATAAAGttccttgagaaactttgcataccttGGAACACCTATCAAAAGATTGAGTAAGGGAATGTTTATTTCACACTTTCTAAAGGTTTCGTAGAGATCCTCATCCCTTTCAAACCTCTTAGAATGTGTGAGAGCATGAGGAAAAGGTACCTCCACGACATGTTCTCTCACGATCTCTTCAATATGATCATTTTTGTTGTTGATTTCTTTCTCTCCATTGTCCATGCTCAACGGACTTCTCAATTCTTCTCCACTAGCTTTGGATGATGACTCTTTTTCTTTATCAACCACGATTTGTTCTTCCTCTTGTTCCTCAATGTCAATAACCCTCTCATTTGACTTTgcctttctcttctttttttttttttttttttttttttttttttggggattCTAAGGTTCTCCCTTTTCTCAAAGTCATGGCACTTGCATTCTCCCTTGGAGGGAATGCTGTGGAAGGGATTGAAGTAGAGTTCTTTTGGTTGTGCTTGGCAATTTCCTGCGAGATTTATCCAAGTTGGATTTCAAGGTTTTTAACCCTTGCATCACATGAAAGTTTATCGGTATCCATTTTGTCAAACCTTCTTGTTGTTTCGGCTTGCCCTTTAACAAGAATTTTCAACATTTACTTGGTGGATAAATCGTCATCCCCTTGAGTGGAGGGACCCCCTCCTTGTTGAAAATTTTTGTTGTTGCCTTGAGGACCTTGGTTTCCTTGATTTCCGAATTGAAAAGACCCCCCTTTCCCTTGTTGAAAATTTTGGTTTCTTTGGTAGTTCGGGTTTGGGCCTTGTGAATTTTGGTTTCTTAAATGGTTGAATTGCCCATTTTGGAAACTCTTTGAAGTATCTCCTCCCTAACTAAGGTTTGGAGTGTCTCTAGAGCCTATGTTGTAAGTGTTTCCACTTGGATCATATTTGTAGTACCCACCCCCGGTAGGGTTCCTAGAATTATAGTTGCCATGTCCCATGGCACTAACATTCTCATGGCCTATCCCTTGTTTTTGCATGATGGGACATGACTCCACCGGGTATGGACCTTGGCAAAAATTGCACTCCGCATTGGACCCTTGTGCTTCACCCACACTTTGATTGTTCCCCACCAAGTGAGCTACCAATTTGGTGAGATCAGCAACGGTCTTCTCAAGCTTTTGGTTGCAGGAGAAGGGtgtttcaattgagttgagagtCTTTGACCCCCGACTTCCTCTCCTATAGCTCCTTGTGCTTGCGGCTAGCCTCTCTATAATTTCATTGGCTTCCGCCACGGAACAGTTGTCAACCCCTCCACTTGTCGCGACATTCACCATTCTTTGGTTTTGTTGAGTAAGACCATCACAAAAGTTCACTAGTAGGTCGTCACCACTTAACCCGTGGTAGGGGCATTGGGCAACCAACCGTTTGAACCtttcccaatactcatacaaacTTTCACTCGCATCTTGTTCCGAAGAAGTGAtggctgtaacaccccgtattttataataatattttattataaaagtattttattaaattaattattttgaagtTTAATAATATATTTTGGAAATATATATTTATAGCTTCCGTtctatattttattatttatcgttttaatctacttttgattgggttaaaatATCCGTGCacaattttactattttaatttaataaatacttttctATTATAAGGCCTCTttgcgttttaatatggtccaatccgatttgtaatcagataatctattgtataagctaatggacccaaagcccataagttaatcccttataaataggattaacctagcaagcaactaggtcaatctATTCCTTTGTTTTCCTACGTGAAAACCAGCTACACGCCTCTCCTCtcttatataaataatataaaacctCAACCTAGCAAGCAGGTTGCTCAATCAATTGTTCGTGCGTATGATGTTGCCGCGCCTCTttcctcctttttctctcttttgttcttcttttctccctttgactccattgttgaatatctttctttcttccaaactcatacacaaattatattttcataatccttACTCTTATGCTTACAACATATTTATCTTCAAATATttttatggggattatttgtatAGACCTTTATACCTACGTTttgggtctcttattttaatgggtaaatAAGAAGAAGGGTCTTTTATGGTGCTTGGATTCGGGTATTCTTTATAGTCGATTTTTGGGATgctgacacgtgttggagacaaggatttgatggtcgtgtctttcttggaggttttcattaatttgcatcattaattgctaaaaaggtaactaggtgttttcttttaattgtgtttatgccaattgatgtaattaatatgatttaatgattgttttgcatgattggtacatgtttgattatttgttatcatgattaaatatgttttcgcatgttcgtatatgttttaatgtattaataaAATATCATATGTTGTTTATgcgtttattatgggtgtcatgagcgcaattagggtttgcgaataaaccctagtggcggcatgataggcggccaagggttctctccaaagttatagctaaggctagtgtaaccttgatgatgattcaagtgttatagctaaagttaatacaactttgggtagttactctagttatggctgaagctactataacattgaagtacgagataaggttaCAGCTGAAACTatcgtaccctgagatttatggctcaaggttatggttaatgctagtataactttgtgttccgtgtcaaggttatagtggAGGTAGGTTtaacttcaagtcgtatatgttgaagttatagtcgaggttactataacctcgcatccgtTTTATGTTATGATTatggttactataacattgaatggttaatgttaaagttataactaaagttactataacattggttgcttatacttgtttcatatgttgtattgtgttcaacgtgttatgtccttgtgtttgcatatatcttCGGGTTACTCCGTTcacatgataagtaggatggtcagttatactatcttatgagttgagtcgtgatgttgttcacgcatgttagtacagtcagttatactgtgcatttgttgcTTGGCTGGTGTatagatgacgatagtatcagttatatactatcggaatgaatcaaggctacccttcggggatttgttatggtctatggtcgggggtaGCGAGGCGattcgttatacgctctgttccccccGTGTCGTTCGGTGTAGCAGAGGCGATTCGTTAATCGCTCTGTGTTTCATCGAGAGGTCCGccagtcttaggcatataggcggtggttatacgctatacatagtgtgGATGCGATTCGTTAATCGGTCCACTTTGTGGGTTCGATTCGTTAATCGGCCCATACCATTGaatggaggcagttcgttaatcgctccattagttagaggcagttcgttaatcgctctaacggcgttcattcTATACATTGTGCTTGGTGGTCTGGATTGGTCACATGTTTTGTGGTTATGTTTTCTCTATGGTTCATACATGGTCATGATATGGTTTACGTTGGCACGTGTCGTCACATGTTTCCTCTGGAGTTGTCATCATATCATAAGAT is a window encoding:
- the LOC141643832 gene encoding uncharacterized protein LOC141643832 → MDNGEKEINNKNDHIEEIVREHVVEVPFPHALTHSKRFERDEDLYETFRKCEINIPLLNLLIGVPRYAKFLKELYTPRRNTRKGTQKLRVSEHVSAIFKKSFPKKYGDPGMFTIPCSIGEKIFTHAMLDLGASINVMPYTLYKTLGLPPLNKTDVVIQLADRSNIYPKGMVEDVLVEVDHLTFPADFYVLDMEVDSKATPVLLGRSFMKTSKTNIDLSNGNLTMEFDGKKLTYNIYDAMRQPNDSHSCYFLNIIEPIVTQMYNLGQRAPLEVAL